The following are from one region of the Streptomyces tuirus genome:
- a CDS encoding Gfo/Idh/MocA family protein, translating to MGDAHRVGVVGLGVISRAYLDTLVGHPGVRVTAVADLDASRSAAAAAGLPGARALRVEELLSSPEVDTVLNLTTPAAHAEIALGAIRHGKHVYGEKPLAAGLEDARAVLEAAAKAGTGVGCAPDTVLGTGVQTARAAVEAGSIGRPQFASAVMVTPGHERWHPHPDFYYTAGGGPLLDMGPYYLSSLVHLLGPVRAVTGAAGRLRAERVIGSGPRAGERIPVEVDSHVSGVLEHVNGTLTTLTTSFDGVATTATPIEVHGAGGTLSVPDPNRFDGQVRLHALGDTRWRALATSAGYADGARGVGLLDFLTADERRPPRASGELALHVLEAMTALLRSAAEGRRVELTTSAELPPLVPLTAAAQWHGLPD from the coding sequence GTGGGTGACGCGCACCGCGTCGGGGTCGTAGGGCTCGGCGTCATCTCCCGCGCGTACCTGGACACGCTCGTCGGCCACCCCGGCGTACGCGTCACCGCGGTCGCCGACCTCGACGCCTCCCGGTCGGCCGCGGCCGCCGCCGGACTGCCCGGCGCCCGGGCCCTGAGGGTCGAGGAGCTGCTGAGCAGCCCGGAGGTGGACACGGTCCTGAACCTGACCACTCCGGCCGCCCACGCGGAGATAGCCCTCGGGGCGATCCGGCACGGCAAGCACGTGTACGGCGAGAAGCCCCTGGCCGCGGGCCTGGAGGACGCCCGGGCCGTGCTGGAGGCCGCCGCGAAGGCGGGCACCGGTGTCGGCTGCGCCCCGGACACCGTGCTGGGCACGGGAGTTCAGACCGCGCGGGCGGCCGTGGAGGCCGGGAGTATCGGACGACCCCAGTTCGCCTCGGCCGTGATGGTCACCCCGGGCCACGAACGCTGGCATCCCCACCCCGACTTCTACTACACGGCCGGCGGCGGCCCGCTGCTGGACATGGGGCCGTACTACCTCTCGTCCCTGGTCCATCTGCTGGGGCCGGTGCGTGCCGTGACCGGGGCGGCCGGGCGGCTGCGCGCCGAGCGCGTGATCGGATCCGGCCCGCGCGCCGGCGAGCGCATACCGGTGGAGGTGGACAGCCATGTCTCCGGAGTGCTGGAGCATGTGAACGGGACGCTGACGACGCTCACGACGAGCTTCGACGGCGTGGCCACCACGGCCACGCCCATCGAGGTGCACGGCGCCGGCGGCACCCTGTCCGTGCCCGACCCCAACCGCTTCGACGGGCAGGTACGCCTGCACGCGCTCGGCGACACCCGCTGGCGCGCCCTGGCCACGTCGGCGGGTTACGCGGACGGCGCACGCGGCGTCGGCCTGCTCGACTTCCTGACCGCCGACGAGCGGCGGCCACCGCGCGCGAGCGGTGAACTGGCCCTGCACGTGCTGGAGGCGATGACCGCCCTGCTGCGTTCGGCGGCCGAGGGGCGCCGGGTCGAGCTGACGACCTCGGCCGAGCTGCCCCCGCTCGTCCCCCTGACGGCTGCCGCGCAGTGGCACGGCCTGCCCGACTGA
- a CDS encoding glycosyl hydrolase, which yields MISPELRRLFDDPPRDFGPTPLWWWSGAKVTRDRLAWQMRAFAEGGVHNLVVINLAPAGPTFGARADDPAWFGEEWWARFSDACEIATELGTRLWFYDQIGFSGANVQGGVTRRHPEAAGLALRCRDVRVVRGSVALADAEAPLAAYSRRGRRLGLDADGRTAAPDGTEVRLVTAVPTAFDYLDPHAVGLLMDTVHHEYDRRVPEYLGGVIAGSFQDELPGTNAWSHRFAEEFRARRGYDLLDHLPALFGTDAGAPEGKIRADYYAVRAQLTEEALFRPLAAWHRERGLLLGSDQSHPARAGYPAQSTQIYTDYFRTHRWYGAAGSDHHGDAKVHSSMAHLHGHERVWIEAFHSSGWGGTLEDTYDWLLPFLRSGANLYNPHASYFGTAGGWFEWAPPSTDWRQPYWKQYPAFSRAVARTCSIMSWGGYAADVAVLHPTATMQALIPLDAPVRHFGDGRLGDGHADADETQRHYLDLCGSNNWLTPHAGALDRHGISFDVVDDDSVQRAAATDGALRIAGLAYRAVLLPSASVLEEGTARRLSELLDAGGRVVVVGRPPGTAAGLAGDDAVVAALLAHPRLERVGDPEAAAVAVADAAGYATGDVPLLVRRQGNEAVALVTAAFPEIGAHPLRPSGTAPEPVRDTSVTVRACVAEAEVWNPATGCRGPARVTVSGDGAVSAIDVPLDGAPAALVVWREGRPAPASSARRTAVRTVDVSAGWHGRLVPTMDNTWGDLALPPGASVEEPQIWTMEWTEGTLWERIRVTYGNRVRVLPPVSPDRAPEPLDAAAVERVLAGEQPLVPPDSEWETGVYSASRGLPDQSGLLGTKGLVNEEFVRVPVPVGGTAARVRAIVETGHRGPAELHIGAEAVKRVWWNGDPLGPYDGGYLASAPVTVARGLNVLEYELSNAQDRPSTISAAPGTPLGSFFCLSEPGGLGPRPRFMRPPDGVRPDGRIAYRARLRVPAGQARAVLVVGASSAVTVLLDGEVVARQEKVEYYAADWGAVPMFFRHEPELGAGEHTLEVVADSADVRDAVFVDLVATSGSEVTSLVSGAGWEAATGGWRGRTVEDTRRRGELRHCHAAVRPHPLPDTAWLDGPPLLGGAVRPSRSTDDVRASQQRFRFTVPAGTVSLELPLALPARVRVGVGPELALTDAQLMLRQALTEPTRVEVITEPTAVLRGGSAWRGPVRVRTVPAPLALGDWREQGLGGWSGGVTYTRVMEVPPGPDPVLDLGRVRGSVEVSVDGEFAGEAFCAPYRFPLPGTAGRTVRLEVTVRGTLAPYLAEATPTAWAFPCQLPSGMWGPVTLRIPGGGQSP from the coding sequence CGAAGGTGACCCGTGACCGACTCGCCTGGCAGATGCGGGCGTTCGCGGAGGGCGGGGTCCACAACCTGGTGGTCATCAATCTGGCCCCGGCCGGCCCGACGTTCGGGGCCCGGGCCGACGATCCGGCGTGGTTCGGCGAGGAGTGGTGGGCGCGCTTCTCCGACGCCTGCGAGATCGCCACCGAACTGGGCACGCGGCTGTGGTTCTACGACCAGATCGGGTTCTCCGGGGCCAATGTGCAGGGCGGTGTGACGCGGCGTCACCCCGAGGCGGCCGGCCTCGCGCTGCGCTGCCGTGACGTGCGCGTCGTGCGGGGTTCGGTCGCCCTGGCGGATGCCGAGGCGCCGCTGGCCGCGTACTCCCGGCGGGGCCGTCGGCTCGGCCTCGACGCGGACGGGCGGACGGCCGCCCCCGACGGAACCGAGGTGCGGCTCGTCACCGCCGTCCCCACCGCGTTCGACTACCTGGACCCGCATGCCGTGGGCCTGTTGATGGACACCGTCCACCACGAGTACGACCGCCGCGTGCCCGAGTACCTCGGCGGCGTCATCGCGGGCAGCTTCCAGGACGAACTGCCCGGCACCAACGCCTGGAGCCACCGTTTCGCCGAGGAGTTCCGTGCCCGGCGCGGCTACGACCTGCTCGACCACCTGCCGGCCCTGTTCGGCACGGACGCCGGGGCGCCGGAGGGGAAGATCCGCGCCGACTACTACGCGGTCCGCGCGCAGCTGACCGAGGAGGCCCTGTTCCGGCCGCTCGCCGCCTGGCACCGCGAGCGCGGTCTGCTGCTGGGCAGCGACCAGAGCCATCCCGCCCGCGCGGGCTACCCGGCCCAGTCCACGCAGATCTACACCGACTACTTCCGCACCCACCGCTGGTACGGCGCCGCGGGCAGCGACCACCACGGCGACGCCAAGGTGCACTCCTCCATGGCCCACCTCCACGGCCACGAGCGCGTGTGGATCGAGGCGTTCCACTCCTCCGGCTGGGGCGGCACGCTGGAGGACACCTACGACTGGCTGCTGCCGTTCCTGCGCAGCGGCGCCAACCTGTACAACCCGCACGCCAGCTACTTCGGCACCGCGGGCGGCTGGTTCGAGTGGGCGCCGCCGTCCACCGACTGGCGCCAGCCCTACTGGAAGCAGTACCCGGCCTTCTCCCGGGCCGTGGCCCGGACCTGCTCGATCATGTCGTGGGGCGGCTACGCGGCCGACGTGGCGGTGCTGCATCCGACCGCCACCATGCAGGCGCTGATCCCGCTGGACGCGCCGGTCCGGCACTTCGGCGACGGGCGGCTGGGCGACGGCCACGCCGACGCCGACGAGACCCAGCGCCACTATCTGGACCTGTGCGGCTCGAACAACTGGCTCACCCCGCATGCCGGCGCCCTGGACCGGCACGGCATCTCCTTCGACGTCGTCGACGACGACTCGGTCCAGCGCGCCGCGGCCACCGACGGCGCCCTGCGCATCGCGGGCCTGGCGTACCGGGCGGTGCTGCTGCCCTCGGCGAGCGTGCTGGAGGAGGGGACGGCACGGCGGCTGTCCGAACTGCTGGACGCGGGAGGGCGGGTGGTGGTCGTGGGCCGTCCGCCGGGGACGGCAGCGGGCCTGGCCGGTGACGACGCGGTCGTGGCGGCCCTTCTGGCGCATCCCCGGCTGGAACGGGTGGGTGACCCCGAGGCCGCCGCCGTGGCGGTGGCCGACGCGGCCGGGTACGCGACGGGCGATGTACCGCTGCTCGTCCGGCGACAGGGGAACGAGGCGGTGGCACTGGTCACGGCGGCCTTCCCCGAGATCGGCGCGCATCCGCTGCGCCCGTCCGGAACCGCGCCCGAGCCGGTCCGCGACACGTCCGTCACCGTCCGGGCGTGCGTCGCGGAGGCCGAGGTCTGGAACCCGGCGACCGGCTGCCGCGGCCCCGCCCGTGTCACGGTCTCCGGCGACGGTGCCGTGTCGGCCATCGACGTGCCCCTGGACGGCGCCCCCGCGGCCCTGGTCGTCTGGCGGGAGGGCCGTCCCGCACCGGCCTCCTCCGCGAGGAGGACCGCGGTCCGGACGGTCGACGTCTCGGCGGGCTGGCACGGCCGGCTGGTCCCCACGATGGACAACACCTGGGGCGATCTCGCGCTGCCCCCGGGAGCGTCCGTGGAGGAGCCGCAGATCTGGACCATGGAGTGGACCGAGGGCACGCTCTGGGAGCGGATCCGGGTCACCTACGGCAACCGGGTCCGGGTCCTGCCCCCGGTGTCGCCCGACCGGGCTCCGGAACCGCTGGACGCCGCGGCCGTGGAGCGGGTCCTGGCCGGTGAACAGCCCCTCGTGCCGCCGGACTCGGAGTGGGAGACCGGCGTGTACTCGGCGAGCCGTGGTCTCCCGGACCAGAGCGGGCTGCTGGGCACCAAGGGTCTGGTGAACGAGGAGTTCGTACGGGTCCCGGTGCCGGTCGGCGGCACGGCCGCCCGGGTGCGGGCGATCGTGGAGACCGGCCATCGGGGGCCCGCCGAGCTGCACATCGGCGCGGAGGCGGTCAAGCGGGTGTGGTGGAACGGGGATCCGCTGGGCCCGTACGACGGCGGCTACCTTGCCTCCGCCCCGGTCACCGTGGCCCGCGGCCTCAATGTGCTGGAGTACGAGCTGTCGAACGCCCAGGACCGGCCCTCCACGATCTCCGCCGCCCCCGGCACACCGCTCGGCAGCTTCTTCTGCCTGTCCGAGCCGGGCGGGCTCGGGCCCCGGCCACGGTTCATGCGCCCGCCCGACGGAGTCCGGCCCGACGGGCGAATCGCCTATCGCGCACGCCTCCGGGTCCCGGCCGGTCAGGCGCGGGCGGTGCTCGTCGTGGGTGCCTCCTCGGCGGTGACCGTACTGCTCGACGGGGAGGTGGTGGCGCGGCAGGAGAAGGTGGAGTACTACGCGGCGGACTGGGGTGCCGTGCCGATGTTCTTCCGCCATGAGCCGGAGCTCGGGGCGGGCGAGCACACGCTGGAGGTCGTGGCCGACTCCGCCGATGTCCGGGACGCCGTGTTCGTCGACCTGGTGGCGACTTCGGGGTCCGAGGTGACGTCCCTGGTCAGTGGCGCCGGCTGGGAGGCCGCGACGGGCGGCTGGCGGGGCCGGACCGTCGAGGACACGCGCCGGCGCGGCGAGTTGCGGCACTGTCACGCCGCCGTACGGCCGCACCCCCTGCCGGACACCGCGTGGCTCGACGGGCCCCCGCTGCTCGGCGGCGCCGTACGGCCGTCGCGGTCCACCGACGACGTCCGGGCGTCGCAGCAGCGCTTCCGGTTCACCGTGCCGGCCGGAACGGTGTCGCTGGAGCTGCCGTTGGCGCTGCCCGCGCGGGTGCGCGTCGGCGTGGGACCAGAACTGGCGTTGACGGACGCTCAGTTGATGCTCCGTCAGGCGCTTACGGAACCGACCCGGGTGGAAGTGATCACGGAGCCCACGGCCGTGCTGCGGGGTGGCTCCGCCTGGCGCGGGCCGGTCCGGGTGCGGACCGTGCCGGCGCCGCTGGCCCTGGGTGACTGGCGTGAGCAGGGGCTGGGCGGCTGGAGCGGCGGCGTGACCTACACGCGCGTGATGGAGGTGCCACCCGGGCCCGACCCCGTGCTGGATCTCGGGCGGGTGCGGGGCAGTGTGGAGGTGTCGGTCGACGGGGAGTTCGCCGGTGAGGCGTTCTGCGCGCCGTACCGCTTCCCGTTGCCCGGTACCGCGGGGCGGACCGTCCGGCTGGAGGTGACGGTCCGGGGCACGCTGGCGCCGTACCTCGCGGAGGCCACGCCGACCGCATGGGCGTTCCCGTGCCAGCTGCCGTCGGGGATGTGGGGGCCGGTGACGCTGCGGATCCCGGGCGGGGGTCAGTCGCCGTAG
- a CDS encoding ThuA domain-containing protein, whose product MTQKRALVVRGGWEGHQPVEATELFLPFLRSNGYAVRIEESTEIYADAAEMAGTDLVVQCVTMSEITRDQVAGLSSAVVAGTGFTGWHGGIADSFRASSDYLHLVGGQFATHPGKEPCERRGAADDNFLPHTLHITDAGRAHPITAGIEDFALDTEQYWVLHDDLIDVLATTTHPVRPWQPWHRPVTSPAVWTRRWGAGQIVVTTPGHSVDVLENPQVRTIIERGMLWVTRTASGS is encoded by the coding sequence ATGACGCAGAAGAGAGCCCTGGTGGTGCGAGGCGGCTGGGAAGGGCATCAGCCGGTCGAGGCCACGGAACTGTTCCTGCCCTTCCTCCGGAGCAACGGATACGCCGTCCGGATCGAGGAGTCGACCGAGATCTACGCGGATGCCGCCGAGATGGCCGGCACGGACCTGGTCGTGCAGTGCGTGACGATGTCGGAGATCACACGCGACCAGGTGGCGGGGCTGAGCTCCGCGGTCGTGGCCGGTACCGGCTTCACCGGCTGGCACGGCGGCATCGCCGACTCGTTCCGTGCCTCCTCGGACTATCTCCACCTGGTCGGCGGCCAGTTCGCCACACACCCCGGCAAGGAACCGTGTGAGCGCCGGGGTGCGGCGGACGACAACTTCCTGCCCCACACCCTCCACATCACCGATGCCGGCCGCGCGCACCCGATCACGGCCGGCATCGAGGACTTCGCACTGGACACCGAGCAGTACTGGGTGCTCCACGACGACCTGATCGACGTCCTGGCCACCACCACGCATCCCGTCCGGCCGTGGCAGCCCTGGCACCGGCCGGTCACCTCACCGGCGGTCTGGACCCGCCGGTGGGGCGCCGGGCAGATCGTGGTGACGACGCCGGGGCACAGCGTCGACGTGCTGGAGAACCCCCAGGTCCGCACGATCATCGAGAGGGGCATGCTGTGGGTGACGCGCACCGCGTCGGGGTCGTAG
- a CDS encoding LacI family DNA-binding transcriptional regulator, whose protein sequence is MKTVVVPGRAAATARGVDAVPARPARIQDVAEAAGVSVSTVSNVLNRPERVNARTAERVRSAVAALDYVPHPGAAGLRTGHSSAIGLVLPDVTNSFYARIARGAADAAYDHGYALVLCHSGDAPEREQGYFNMLVGQRAVGVVVVPLSADPGRLARLRERGIPLVLADRAMPDREGCSASVDDIAGGRIAVQHLLDSGARDILVVNGERGIRQCADRYQGARQAVRSRRGARLDQVVAERMTVAYGTEIARGLKDLPDGVFCTNDFLAAGLCRGLTDRGMRIPEDVQVVGYGDLDVATSGATTLTTVRQPVEDLGRAAVEMLLDEIEARADHLHETRVFAPGLVLRDSTRPPYGD, encoded by the coding sequence ATGAAGACCGTCGTCGTGCCTGGTCGCGCGGCCGCAACAGCGAGGGGGGTGGACGCCGTTCCGGCACGCCCCGCCCGCATCCAGGACGTCGCCGAGGCCGCCGGTGTCTCGGTGTCGACCGTGTCGAACGTGCTCAACCGGCCCGAGCGGGTCAACGCCCGGACCGCCGAGCGCGTCCGCAGCGCCGTGGCCGCGCTGGACTACGTCCCCCACCCGGGCGCCGCGGGCCTGCGCACCGGACATTCCTCCGCGATCGGGCTGGTGCTGCCCGACGTCACCAACTCCTTCTACGCGCGCATCGCCCGGGGCGCCGCCGACGCGGCCTACGACCACGGCTACGCCCTCGTCCTCTGCCACAGCGGCGACGCCCCGGAACGGGAGCAGGGCTACTTCAACATGCTCGTCGGGCAGCGGGCCGTGGGAGTCGTCGTCGTACCGCTCAGCGCCGACCCGGGCCGGCTGGCCCGGCTGCGCGAGCGGGGCATCCCGCTCGTCCTGGCCGACCGCGCCATGCCCGACCGGGAGGGCTGCTCGGCCTCCGTCGACGACATCGCGGGCGGCCGCATCGCCGTACAGCACCTCCTCGACAGCGGGGCCCGCGACATCCTCGTCGTCAACGGCGAGCGCGGCATACGCCAGTGCGCCGACCGCTACCAGGGCGCCCGGCAGGCGGTGCGCAGCCGCCGCGGGGCCCGGCTCGACCAGGTCGTCGCCGAGCGGATGACCGTCGCCTACGGCACGGAGATCGCCCGCGGCCTCAAGGACCTGCCCGACGGGGTGTTCTGCACCAACGACTTCCTCGCCGCGGGTCTGTGCCGGGGCCTGACCGACCGGGGGATGCGCATCCCCGAGGACGTCCAGGTCGTCGGCTACGGCGACCTCGACGTCGCGACCTCCGGGGCGACGACCCTGACCACGGTCCGCCAGCCCGTCGAGGACCTCGGCCGGGCGGCCGTGGAGATGCTGCTCGACGAGATCGAGGCCCGCGCCGACCACCTCCACGAGACCCGCGTCTTCGCCCCCGGCCTCGTTCTGCGCGACTCCACCCGGCCGCCCTACGGCGACTGA
- a CDS encoding class I SAM-dependent methyltransferase — protein MDASRRSYDEQAARWNGPAGHAWVDLQGMLNEMFGPIEELLVDAVSAEHAAGVLDVGCGTGSITRAVARRLGHCVGVDISGPMIEEARARAEQEGVPASFILADAQEYAFEPAAFDAVVSRFGVMFFSDPVRAFTNLRSTVKDGAALRCVVWRGAEENPFMTTAERAAAPFLPELPARRPDQPGQFALADPHRVHGILAESGWAGVDIEPVDVLCTLPEKDLVTYFTRLGPLGTVLPDADERTRAEIVEVVRPAFDPFVHGTEVRYTAACWMISARAAAAKLS, from the coding sequence ATGGATGCCTCACGCAGGTCCTACGACGAACAGGCCGCCCGCTGGAACGGGCCCGCCGGCCACGCCTGGGTGGATCTCCAGGGCATGCTGAACGAGATGTTCGGGCCGATCGAGGAGCTGCTCGTGGACGCCGTGTCCGCCGAACACGCGGCCGGTGTGCTGGACGTCGGCTGTGGCACGGGCAGCATCACCCGGGCCGTCGCACGCAGGCTCGGGCACTGCGTGGGTGTCGACATCTCCGGCCCGATGATCGAGGAGGCCCGGGCGCGTGCCGAGCAGGAGGGCGTACCGGCGTCCTTCATCCTGGCCGACGCGCAGGAGTACGCGTTCGAACCCGCCGCCTTCGACGCCGTCGTCTCGCGCTTCGGCGTCATGTTCTTCAGCGACCCCGTACGGGCGTTCACCAATCTGCGGAGCACGGTGAAGGACGGGGCCGCGCTGCGGTGCGTCGTGTGGCGGGGCGCCGAGGAGAACCCGTTCATGACGACGGCGGAACGCGCCGCGGCCCCCTTCCTGCCGGAGCTTCCCGCCCGCCGGCCGGACCAGCCGGGCCAGTTCGCCTTGGCGGACCCGCATCGGGTGCACGGCATCCTGGCGGAGAGCGGCTGGGCCGGGGTCGACATCGAGCCGGTGGATGTGCTCTGCACCCTGCCCGAGAAGGACCTCGTCACCTACTTCACCCGGCTCGGCCCGCTCGGCACGGTGCTGCCCGACGCCGACGAGCGCACCCGGGCAGAGATCGTCGAGGTGGTCCGGCCCGCCTTCGACCCGTTCGTGCACGGCACGGAAGTCCGCTACACGGCGGCCTGTTGGATGATCTCGGCGCGGGCCGCCGCCGCGAAACTTTCGTGA
- a CDS encoding helix-turn-helix domain-containing protein, producing the protein MTDLDIAEVAHRAGVPASTLRFYEEKGLISSTGRRGMRRQYDPGVLERLALIALGRTAGFSLDEIAQMFAPDGRPRIDRDMLSAKADELDRTIRELGVLRDSLRHAAACPAPTHLECSTFRRLIAAAASGRVATPARWPPGRR; encoded by the coding sequence ATGACAGACCTGGACATAGCGGAGGTGGCGCACCGCGCGGGAGTGCCCGCCTCGACGCTGCGCTTCTACGAGGAGAAGGGGCTGATCTCCTCGACCGGCCGGCGCGGCATGCGCCGCCAGTACGATCCCGGGGTGCTGGAGCGGCTGGCGCTGATCGCGCTGGGGCGGACGGCCGGGTTCTCCCTCGACGAGATCGCGCAGATGTTCGCGCCGGACGGGCGGCCACGCATCGACCGGGACATGCTGTCGGCCAAGGCGGACGAACTGGACCGCACCATCCGCGAACTGGGCGTCCTGCGGGACTCCCTGCGGCACGCCGCCGCGTGTCCCGCGCCGACCCACCTGGAGTGCTCCACCTTCCGCCGCCTGATCGCCGCGGCGGCGTCCGGCCGGGTGGCGACCCCCGCAAGGTGGCCTCCCGGGCGCCGTTGA